The following DNA comes from Bryobacteraceae bacterium.
GCGTCTGTCTCACTACCTGGCTCCGCTTCTGCTTGCGCCCGCTCTGGCGCCCGCCCAGACCACGTTCGCCGTTATCACCGGCTCGGTGACGGACCCTGGCGGAGCCGCCGTGCCCGGGGCCACCGTGGAGGTGACCCACGTCGCCAGCAACTACAACTACACCACGCAATCGAACGAATCCGGCGTTTACACGCTGGCCCAGTTGCGCGAAGGCGTTTACGTCTTGCGGGCCAAGGCCGCCGGGTTCCAGGAGTTCGTCGTTCAGCAGATCCGGCTGGTGGCGCGCGATCAGCGCCGCATCGACGTCAGCCTCAAGGTCGGCGCCGTGGAGACGGCCATTGAGGTGAGCGCGGGCGCGACGCTGATTGAGACCGAAACGGCGCGCATCGGCGATTCGAAAAGCGCGGACCAACTGAAATCCGTGCCTCTCAACACGCGGTCTCTCTACAACTTCCTCGCCCTTACGCCGGGCGTGCTGGCCGCCTCCGGGCAGGCGACGCGGCGTTTCGCGGGAAGCCGCGTCAACCAGTCTGAACAATCGATCGACGGCATCACGGTGAGCAACGGCTACGACGGCACGCAAATCTCCCCGCTGGTCAGCTACATCGAAAGTTACGAGGAAGTGCGCGTCGACATGGCCAACAACAGCGCAGACATCGGATCGGTGGGCCAGGTGACGATCATCTCGAAGTCGGGAACCAACGACATCCACGGGGCCGCCTTCGACTACTACACAACCCCCTGGTTCCGCGCGCGGAACCCGTTCGCCGCACAGCGCGGAACCGGCATCGTCCATCAGCCGGGTTTCTCGATCGGCGGACCCATCTACCTGCCGAAGGTCTACGACGGCCGGAACAAGACGTTCTTCTTTTTCTCGTTCGAAACCTCGCGCGGCAGCAACGTGCTGCAGCTTCTGAACCCCACTGTCCCGCTCGAGCCATGGCGCTCCGGCAACTTCGCGGTGTCCAACACCAACGTTCGCGACCCGTTCGCCTCCAACCAGCCTTTCCCCGATCGCCAGATCCCGCAGTCGCGCATCAACGCCGTCTCACAGCGAATTCAGGACCGCTTCTATCCGTTGCCGAACCAGTTCCCCGGCTCCACTTCGCTGCGCGCGCGCAACTACGTCGAGCAGGTCTCCCGGCCCTTCGACCCCAATACGTACTTCACCACGCGCATCGATCACCGGTTCTCGGAAAAGTCGTTCCTGTTCGCCCGCTGGACGTTTGACCGATCTTATTCCCGCGCCTTCGAAGGCAACCTTCCAACGATCGGCCGCCGCTGGCAGACGCGCGACACCCGTGCGCTGAGCGGCTCCTACACCCACCAGATCACGCCCACGCTCATCTTCGAATCGCGCTACGGCCTGGCGTTCAACGACAATCCGCGCAACGGCCCGATTCTCGGCCGTGAAATCATTTCCGAGCTGGGCATCACCGGCCTCGTCGACAATCTGCCCGACATCAATGGGTTGCCGAACATCGGCTTCCAGGGGCTCGCCGTTCAGGGCCTTTCACAGACGCAGTGGCGTCATCCCGGCTTCCGCAACTTCCAGCACCAGTGGCAGGAGCACCTGAACTGGTTCCGCGGCCGGCACTCGCTGAAGGCCGGCCTCATCATCGGAACGGTGAATTTCCAGGACAGCCAGGCCCCGGCCGCTCTGTTCGGCCAGTTCCGGTTCTCGAACCGCTTCACCGGCTTCCCCTACGCCGACTTCCTGCTCGGCATCCCGACCACGGCGCAGCGTGCGGCTCCGCAACTCCACATCGACCGCCGGCGCTGGGCCTACGACTTCTTCGTCACCGACGACTTTAAAGTCGCCCAGAACCTGACCCTGAACCTCGGTCTGCGCTACGAGCTTCACCCCGGCTTCCGCGAGAAGAACGGCCTGCAATCCACCTTCGATATCGCCAGCGGCTCAATCGTTGTCCCGGACGGCTCGCTCAGCAAGGTGAGCCCGCTACTGCCGCTCGACTACGTGAATGTGATCGAGGGAAGCGCGGTGGGGCTCTCCGGCGGCCGTCTCTTCAAGACGGACAGGAACAACTTCGCGCCCCGCATCGGTGTCGCCTGGAGGCCGTTCGGCCCCGATACCGTGATCCGGGCGGGCTATGGTTTCTTCTACGACGTGGTGCCGCCGAGGGAGAACGCCGGCGGGTCGCCGTTCGTGGTGAACGAGCCGACATTCACCAACCCTGCGAACGCACCCACGGTGATCTTCCCGCTGGCCTTTCCCTCCACCGGCACCGGGGGTCCGAGCACCGTCGGGCTGCCCGCCGCCATCCGCCGCGACATGCGCAACCCGTTTTCGATGCAATACAACGCCACCATCGAACACCAGCACTGGAGCACGGGGTTCCGCGTATCCTACATCGGCACCAACACGCGCCAGGGCGAGTGGGGCTATAACTTCAACCAGCCGGCTCCCGATAGCCGCGCGTTCATCGACAAGGCGCGGCCGTTCCCGAACTATCCGGCAATCACTTACTTGAGCAACGGCGCCGGCCACCAGTATCACGGACTCATGATGGAAGCCGAGCGCCGCTTCGCGCAAGGGCTCGCCTACCAGGTGTCGTGGACGTGGGCGCGCGATATTGGCGACCTCGACCGCAATCAGCAACCCGAGAACGCCTTCGATCGCGTCCGCGAACGGGCCGTCTGGCACGACATGCCCACCCACCGCGTCAGCGGCAACCTGATCTATCAGCTTCCGTTTGGCAAGGGCAAGAGGTTCCTCAACAGCGCCGGCCGGGGACTCAATCTCGTCGCCGGCGGCTGGGAGCTCAGTTACATCTACAGTTACTACTCCGGCCAGCGCGTTACGCCGCTGTGGACTGGCCCGGACCCGGTGGGAACCGCATTCACACGGAGCCGGACGCCACCCACCGTAACCATCCGCGCCGATCATCTGAGCAACGCGAATTTCCCGGCCGATCTGCGCTCCACGGATCGCTGGTTCGACACCTCGGCCTTCGGTCCGGTCTCGCCGGGCCGCTACGGAACGTCGGCCAAGAATGTGATCATCGGGCCGGATTCCCGCGTCTGGAGCGCGGGGCTGTACAAGTACTTCGATGTCAGCGAGCGGTTCCGCATCCGGCTGGAACTCACCGGCGGCAACATACTGAATCACCCGAACTACAACGTCCCGGCAAGCAACCTTTCGCAGTCGGCGAACTTCGGCGTGATCAGCGGGGTGGGCGGGACGTCGTCGCTCGATCAATCCGGGCCGCGCTCGTTCCGGACGGCGATCCGGGCCGAGTGGTAGCGCTACACTGGTCCGCGTGCCCACGCTGATCAATGCACCCACGGTGATTGCCGCCGCCGGAAACAAACCGAAGCTGATTGAGGAGTACGCGGGCCGGGTTCGCACGGGCTCGACCGATATCAGCATCGCGAGGATGAAGAGCCCGGAGGGTTGGGTGGAGCCGGGCCAAACGCCGGAGTTCGACGAATACACGCTGGTGATCGGCGGAACGCTGCGCGTCGAGTCGCGCGACGGAGTGCTCGATGTAGGGGCGGGGCAGGCGGTGATCGTGCGCGCCCGGGAGTGGGTGCGCTATTCGAGTCCGGCCGCCGGCGGAGCGGAGTATGTAGCGGTGTGTCTGCCGGCGTTCTCCCCGGATACGGTCCACCGGGACGGGTGACGGCGGTGAATTTTCCGTAAGCGCTGGCGCCACAAGGGTGAGCTACACTCTGGAGCGGTGCTTTCTTGACCGAATCCGAATCCCAGCCTCCCAGTAGCCGCCCGGCTACAAGTCCTTCCCCCAACACAGCCAAGGTCGTCGTCGCCACCACGGTGGCGCTATCGTTCATTTCATTCTGGCGCGGCGCGTCGATCGTGCTGAGCGACCTTGCTTCGACGATGTTCTACGTCGGCGGCATCACAGAGCAGGCGATCGGAAAATCCGCCCCGTGGTTCGTGATGGCGGTGATGCTGTTCAGCTTCGCCGTGCGGTCAATCTACATGGAAAGCTCGTCGATGTTCGTGCGCGGCGGCGTGTATGTCGTCGTCCGCGATTCGATGGGGCCCTTCCTCGCGAAGATATCGGTGTCGGCGCTGGTTGTCGACTACGTGCTCACGGGGCCGATCAGCGTGGTGAGCGCGGGACTGTATTTGGGCGGGCTCGTCCACGACACAAGCGTTCTCGCGGGGCACGAGTTCCATCTCGAGCCGCGGATGTTCGCCACTGTATTTGGCGTGGTGGTGACGGTGTACTTCTGGTGGAACAACATCAAGGGGATTCACGAATCGAGCGCGAAAGCGCTGCGGATCATGCAGATCACGACGGCCATGGTGGCGATGATCCTCATCTGGGCGCCGCTAACCCTGCTGTTGCAGGGCGGGGCGGAATTGCCGCCCGCGCCGTCGGCGGAGAACCTCCGCTTCACGCCGGAATCGCTCGGTTGGCTCGAAGGGACGATGTGGCCGCAGATCGCGTCGGTAGCGCTGCTGATCGCTTTCGGGCACTCCCTGCTCGCCATGAGCGGCTTTGAGACGCTGGCGCAGGTCTACCGCGAGATCGGCTATCCGAAGCTCACCAACCTCAAGCGCACGGCGAACACCGTGTGCATCTATGCGCTTTGTTCGACGGGGCTCATCAGCCTGCTGGCGGTGATGATCATTCCGGACGCGGTGCGGCCGAAATACTACGACAACCTGATCGGCGGACTCGCGATGAGCCTCGCCGGACCGTACCTGCTGCGGCTTCTGTTCCAGATCTTCGTGGTGTTCGTGGGCGTGCTGATTCTTTCCGGCGCGGTGAATACGTCGATGATCGGCGCCAACGGGATCCTGAACCGCGTGGCCGAAGACGGCGTTCTGCTCGAATGGTTCCGCAAGCCGCAGCGCAAATACGGCACAACGTACCGCATCGTCTCGCTGATCGCTCTGCTGCAGATCGCGACCATTCTCGCCAGCCGCGGCGACGTCGTTCTGCTCGGCGAGGCATATGCGTTCGGCGTGGTGTGGAGTTTCTTCCTGAAGTCGCTGGGTGTGCTGGTGCTGCGGTTCCAGCGGCACGACCAGGAGTACAAAACGCCGGGCAACCTGCACATCGGCGGGCGCGAGATCCCGTTCGGGCTGGTGGCTGTGACGCTCGCCCTGTTCCTTGTGGCGATCGCCAACCTGCTCACCAAGAAGATGGCCACGCAGTACGGCATCGCATTCACGGTGGTGCTGCTGGCGGTGTTCCTCATCTCCGAGCGCATCAACCAGCGGCGGCGGAGCAGCGAGGAGAAGCTGCTCGAGGAGTTCAACCTCGACTATCAGCCCGAGGTGCTCGACAGCTCCCTGCAGGTGCGTCCGGGCGCGATCCTGGTAGCCGTGCGCGATCACCGCCGGCTCTCGCACCTCGAACGGATTCTCGGGAAGACCAACGTGAACCGGCACGACATCGTCGTGATGTCGGTACGCACGCTGAACGCCGGAGCGGCCGAGTACGACCTCGCCGAGAACCAGTTGTTCTCGCGCGACGAACGGGAATTGTTCAGCCACGTGGTGACGCTCGCCGAGAAGCACGGCAAGCACGTGGAGCTGCTGGTGGCGCCGGGCGTGGACCCGTTCGAGACCATGGTGCAGGCGGCGCACAAGCTGAAAGCGGCCCGGCTGGTCACCGGCGTTTCGAACACGATGCGCGGCGATGAGCTGGCGCATCGCATCGGCCGGGCATGGGAGCGGCTGCCCGAACCGCGCCACGGCTTCTCGCTCGAAGTACTGGCGCCGGACCGGAAGCCGCAATACTTCAACCTCGGTCCGCATCCGCCGCGGCTTTGGCCGGAGGATGTGGATCGGGTGCATGATCTGTGGCTGTCGGCGTCGGCGGATCCGCGAATCGGGTCGGACCTGCATCACCGCGACGTGGTCGGCCTGGCGCTGCGGCGGCTGGAGTCGGACCTACGAGGCGCGGCGCGGGAGCAGGTGCTACGGGAGTTGCTGCGCGAGTCGAGCATTCCGGGTCCGGACGTGGGCGGCCCCAAACACTGAGCCACGGGTGGAAGCGGGGCATCCGAAGCGATTGTCCCCTATCAGCGCCGATAGGGCCGGCGGCCCACGCGCCCCCGGCGAGGATACATCGTTCCAGTGATTTACGAAGCTTAAGCCGGTTGGCGCCCGAACTGCAGGCCCTTAAGGGAAAAGCCGTAGTCGTCGGAGGCTTCGGCGACACAAGCAACATCGGCCATCGGAGAACCCGATGGCAATTGGAGGATTCATGTCTGTAGCAGTTTGGGCCAACTCACGCGACGTACCCGGCCTCGTATGCCAGGACGCACGTCTGACCGATCGTTCTGTTCGCCCATGGCCGTGGCAGGACCGCGCCATCAGCAAGACCGACCAGCTATACGGCCAGTCCGGTTGGGATCTTGGCATCAACTACCAGGACCTCGCCGACCTTGCCGGAAAGCTGAGTTCGCTCCGCCGTCCCGGCTACGTGGCAGGCAGCCGACCAACGATCATACGCGGCGAGATCCGAAGACTCGCCATCCACGCCCACGGCGTGTCGGGTACGATTTTCGTGAATGGGAAGACTCGCACGCCGGCGTTGACGGCGGCCACGGTGGCCACCGAGCATGCGCACCTGCATCAAATCGGACTCATGACGCCGGACGACGCGCAGAATCCCGCCGTGATCGAGTTTCCGGGGTGCCTCGCCGGACAGGGAAAGGCCGGAACCGAGTTGCTAATCGCTCTGTCGAGGGTGTGGCCGAATCGCAAGGTGGTGGCCTTCGCGTCGTTGGGCTACGCGCCCGGCGGGAAGATGTCGCGCTCCGGAGAGCGCTGCACCGAGCCGGGCATGCGCGACACGAACGCCGTGCATGTCGGAGACGCCGACGCCAACGCCGCGCGCTATTGGCCGGACATGAAAGCCTGGCCATGGGCATCGGAGGCGTCTCCGCGCGCGAAGGTGGTTTTGAACCAGCGGATCATCCGCGGCGGCGAATGGTAGGCGCCGCCGGGGCAGTCTACCAGCGCCAGTGGCCGGCGATTCGTTTCTCGAGATTGCGCCGCACCGATGAGTGCGCCTTTTCCGCGGCGACATTGGCGCGCTCCCCGGCGCCGCCATCTATGCGGAACAGCTCCGGCGGGTCCGCCTCGCTGAGCGTCATGCGCCATTCGGGCGTTCGGATAGTGGCCGCACGGAATTCCGGGCGCATCACGGTATCGAGCACGCGAGTGTGCAGCGGCTTTTCTTTCTCGCCCTTAGCGATCCGCGCGGCGTCGGTGTGCGCGTAGCCGGCGGAGGCGAAGGCCGCGATTTCCTTGCGGGAGCCCCCACGGGCCAGCGGCAGGATGCTCGCGCCGCGCAATTCCACGCCTTCCGGAGGCATGGCGCCGGCGGCTTCGAGGATCGTCGGGAACAGATCGACGAGTTGGACCGTATCGCGGACGCGCAGGCCGCCGGAGGCGAGCGCGGGGTGGCGCGCGATCAGCGGCACGTGCAGCAGGTGATCGTAGAGGAGCATGCCTTTGCGAACCATGCGGTAGTGGCCCATGAAATCGCCATGATCGGCGGCGAAGAGCACGAGGGTCGAGCCGCGCAGGCCGCGTTTATCGAGGGCGGCCATCAGCGCGCCCACCTGCGCGTCCACGCCGTACTCGATGGCCGCGTAGTAGTAGCGCATCGTCTCAGTGAGGTCGGCGTCGGTTTGCTTGTCGAACTCCATCGCCGCCGAGTGGGCCGCCAGGCGCGCGCTGACCGCGGACGGCGCCACGGTATTCGGTAACTTCATGTCGCGCGACGCATAGCGGGCCGTGTAACCCGACGGCGCCATGTAGGGCGGGTGCGGATCGAAGTAACTCACGGTTAGAAAGAACGGGTCGCGCGATGCGCCGCGTTCATCCAGGAAGCGAAGCGCGTCGGCCGTGTTGACGCTCCCGTAGCACTTGCTCTCCGGCCATGGTGAATCCATGTGCCAGTTGGGCCGCGCCCAGCGCGAGTACTGCCGGAAGGGCTCCCGGTCCCGGACGCGGGCAAAGTCGAAGCGCTCCATCTCCGGCTTTTCGAACGTATGGTTCTTGCCGACGTACCCGGTGCGGTAGCCGCGGGCGGCGAGCGCTGCGGCGAGGGAGCCGGCAAAGGGCAGGTGATCGCCGTCGCCGTTGGTGAGCGAGCCGTGCTCGTGCGGAAAGCGCCCGCTGAAGATCGACTTCCTCGACGGCAGGCACACCGGGTTGTTCGAAAAGCAGCGCTCGAACAGCACACCTTCGCGGCCGAGCCGGTCAATATGCGGCGTGCGCGCGTTCGGCGACCCGAGGCCGCTCATCGCGTCGCCGCGCATCTGGTCGCAGAGAATCAACAGGACGTTGGGCGCTTCGCGCTGCGCCGCCGCCATCGTTCGCGCCGTGAGGGCGAAAGGCGCCGCCAGGAGCTTCCGCCGCGCGATCATTGTTCGAGGTTGCCTCCGGCGAGGTTCTCGAGGAACGCCCGGGTGATCGGCCAGCGGCCCACCACCACCGTGCCTTCCTGCTCGAAGGAGCCGCTCACCAGCAGGCCGCTCATATCGGACGGATTCGCCCGTTGCTTCTCGCGGGCGAGGAATGCCTGCAGTGTTTCGGTCGCCTTGGCGAGGTTCGCGCGGCTTTCGGCGGCGTCGGTCTCGTTCTGGAAGCGGGCTCGCATTTCGGCCTGGAAAGCATCGCCGGACGGACCGGCGGCGAGCGTCATCCGCAGCGCGCCCTTCAACTGCGACGCGAAGGCGGCGGCGCCGGCCGGGAGGCTGCCGGGGTCCGCGAGAACCTTACCCGGCACGGCGACCCAGAAGGGCTGCGGGGGAATCCAGAAACCGGGCGGTTCGGGCTTGGGTTTGGCGGTGAGCTCCGCGCCCCACATGTCGGCATCAATGGCGATGGAGAGCACGTCGGGGCTCACCGGATAGAACGAAAGAACACGATCCGGCGCGCGCCCTTCGAGGGAGCAGTAGCCGGACCGGCAGCGGGCGCCATGCTGTTCGGAATACTGCCGGATGTCGCCCCAACTGATCCGGCCCTCGAGAAGAAAGTTGCTGCGGCGTCCGTCGAAGACGCCGTAGATGGCGTCGAGGTCCTCGCGATAGTCGAACTTCACGGCTTCGACGAACCGGCGGTAGTCGAGCTCCTCGGAGGCGCGGCTGCCGGCGAGCAGATCGAGCAGGCCGGCGCGGCGTAGCGTCTGGATGTCGGCGTAGACCTGGATGCCTTCTTCCTGGGATGGAAGGCGCAGAAGCAATCCCCGGGGCGACAGGTCCCGATCCTGACGCCGGAATTCCAGCACCAGGAGCACGGCCGCGCAAACCAGCAGCAGCAGCGCCGACAGCGTGAGAGGACGGAGCTTCACGGTAATCCGCTAGGCGGGCACGGCCGCCATCCGCGATTCACGCCAGAGCGCAACATACGGATCGAGGTCGCGCATCAGCCTGGTGAACGTATCGAGGTGGAGGGACTGCGCGCCATCGCTCCACGCCTTCTCCGGACACGGGTGGATTTCCATGAGAAGCGCGTCGGCGCCGATGGCCACGCCCGCGCGCGACAGGGCCGGGACGAGGCTGCGCTTGCCGGTGGCGTGACTCGGATCGAGCACGACGGGCAGATGGGTGAGTTCGCGCAGGACGGGCACGGCCGAGATGTCGCAGGTGTTCCGCGTGGCGGTTTCGAATGTGCGAATGCCGCGTTCGCACAGCATCACTTCCTGGTTGCCGTGGGCGACGACGTACTCGGCCGACATCAGCAGTTCTTTGAGCGTCGAACTCAGGCCGCGCTTCAGCAGGACGGGCCGCCCGGCGCCGCCGAGCCGCTTCAGCAACGCGAAGTTCTGCATGTTGCGCGCGCCGATCTGCAGGATGTCGGCGTATTCGGCCACCAGGCCCACGTCGCGGTCACTCATCACTTCGGTGATAATTGCGAGCCCGGTGGCTTCGCGCGCTTTCTTCAGCAGCTTCAGGCCTTCTTCCTCCAGGCCCTGGAAATCATACGGCGAAGTGCGCGGCTTGAAGGCGCCGCCGCGGAGCACTTTGCCGCCGGCCGCGGCCACGGCTTCCGCGGACTCCATGATCTGCCTTTCGCTCTCCACCGAACACGGCCCGGCCATTACGACGAACTCATCGCCACCGATCTCGCAACTGCACGTCTTGATGCGCGTCGGCTCCTGGCGATACTCGCGGCTCACGAACTTATAAGGCGCCGAGATACGGACCGCGCGCTCGACCTGCGGCATCGCTTCGAGCGATTCGAGGCAATTGGTGACGTCGCCGACTCCGATGGCTGCGATCACCACCCGCTCTTCGCCGGTGATGGTGTGGATTTTGTAACCGAAATCTTCAATCCGCTTGCAGACCTCGTCGATCTCGGGACGGGTGCTATGCAGCTTCATCGAGATGATCATGACGATTCTTATAGTACCTCGCGGAATCGCCGCCCCACAGGGTTGCCCGGCCCTTCGATACCACCCTTGGATACGATGGTTCCGTATGACCCGCCGCCAGTGCATAACGCTCCCCGCCTTCGCCCAAGCCGCCGCCCGGGCACAGCCTCGGCGCACCCGGCCGAACATCCTCTTCGTGATGACCGACCAGCAGCGCGGCGACTGCACCGGCGCCGCCGGCAACCGCGCCATCCGGACTCCGAACATGGATCGCATCGCGGCCGAAGGCGTCAATTTCAGCAACGCCTTTTCGTCCACGCCCACCTGCACTCCGGCGCGCACGGCGCTGCTCACCGGACTCTCGCCGTGGCATCACGGAATGCTCGCCATGGTGCGAATGGCGGACCGCTACCCGCTCGAAAAGCCGCGCGCCTTGCGGGACGGCGGCTATTACACGATGGCCATCGGTAAGAATCACTTCTCGCCGATGCGCAACGGCCACGGATACCATCGCATGCTGCTCGACGAGCACTGCGGGTGTGGAAACGTTCACGATCCGGAGATGGCCGCCAAACGCGCCGCCGAGGACCGGTCCGACTACGAAGCCTGGTTCTGGTCGACGGCGCCAACGCTCGACCCGCACGCGACGCTGCTCGGCTGGAACGACTACGCCGCGAAGTCCTTCGCCCTGCCCGAGCACCTGCATCCGACGGTGTGGACCGGGCAATCGGCGGTTCGCTTCATCGATCAATACAAGGGCGACGAGCCGTTCTTTCTGAAGGTGAGCTTCATCCGGCCGCACAGCCCGTACGATCCGCCTTCGCGGTTCATGAAGATGTACGCCGATGCCCCGCTTCCGGAGGCGCGCGCGGGAAAGTGGGCGTCGCGCTTCGAGCAGCCGAACAGCGATAGGCCTGACATCTGGCGCGGCAAGCTCGACCCGGCCGTGATTCGCCGCTCGCGTCAGGGCTACTATGGCTGCATCACACAGGTGGACGAACAGATCGGGCAGATCTTCGGAGCGCTCGAACGGCGCGGCTGGTATGACGAGACGCTCATCGTGTTCACGTCGGACCACGGCGACATGACGGGCGATCAGAATCTCTGGCGGAAGTCCTATGCCTACCAGCCTTCGACGCACGTGCCGATGATGATGCGCTGGCCCACCGGACTTGTTTCGGCGCGGCGCGGACAGACGATGCCGCAGCCGGTGGAGTTGCGCGACATTCTGCCGACGTTTCTGGATGCGGCGTCGGTTCCGGCCACGCGCCCGCTCGACGGCCGGAGCCTGCTCGAGCTGGTGCGCCGCAACGGCGCCGGGTGGCGCGACTACGTCGATCTCGAGCACGGCATCTGCTACAGCCTGGACAACCAATGGAACGCGCTCACCGACGGGAAGACGAAGTACATCTACCACGCGCGGCACGGCGAGGAGCAGCTATTCGATCTCGAGAAGGATCCGGGCGAGTTGAACGATCTCGCCGGCGATGCCACGGAAACGGCGCGGCTACGGCTGTGGCGGAGCCGGATGGTGGAGCACCTTTCCGAGCGCGGGGCTCCCTACGTAGTAAGTGGGCGGCTGGGTACCCGCGAGAAGAGTCCGAATACATCACCGCATTTCCCGGCGTAAGGCGCTGACGGCGGAACTGGCAGGTGGCGCCTCACGCTCAGGAGATTTCGGGACCAAAGTCGCGGTCCGCGCTATCCATGGCCTCGTTCGAGAAGCCTCGTTCGAAAAGGGGCCCCGGCCGGAAAGTCCGGCGCGGGCCCCTGTATCGATGCGGCTCGGCGTTGTCTAGAAAACGAACCGGCCGCTGAACTGCAACTGCCGCCCGAACACGCCGGGCTTCTGCGCGGTGATCGCGCCGAAGGTGGCGGAGCGGACGTTCTGGTCCGGGTTGTTGCCGGAGAAGGCGTTCATCAGGTTGTAGGCTTCCATGCGGAGCTCGAATTTCAGGCGGTTTTCCGGAAGAATATTGAACTCCTTGGCGAGCGTGGTGTCGATGTTGGCGAACCGCGGCCCGGTGAGCTTGTCGAACTGCAGCGGGTTGGCGCGGCGAGTGAAGGCCGGGAGGATGGCGAATTTCGAGGTATCGAACCAACGGCCCTTGGTGGGG
Coding sequences within:
- a CDS encoding arylsulfatase, producing the protein MTRRQCITLPAFAQAAARAQPRRTRPNILFVMTDQQRGDCTGAAGNRAIRTPNMDRIAAEGVNFSNAFSSTPTCTPARTALLTGLSPWHHGMLAMVRMADRYPLEKPRALRDGGYYTMAIGKNHFSPMRNGHGYHRMLLDEHCGCGNVHDPEMAAKRAAEDRSDYEAWFWSTAPTLDPHATLLGWNDYAAKSFALPEHLHPTVWTGQSAVRFIDQYKGDEPFFLKVSFIRPHSPYDPPSRFMKMYADAPLPEARAGKWASRFEQPNSDRPDIWRGKLDPAVIRRSRQGYYGCITQVDEQIGQIFGALERRGWYDETLIVFTSDHGDMTGDQNLWRKSYAYQPSTHVPMMMRWPTGLVSARRGQTMPQPVELRDILPTFLDAASVPATRPLDGRSLLELVRRNGAGWRDYVDLEHGICYSLDNQWNALTDGKTKYIYHARHGEEQLFDLEKDPGELNDLAGDATETARLRLWRSRMVEHLSERGAPYVVSGRLGTREKSPNTSPHFPA